Proteins from one Thermococcus sp. M36 genomic window:
- a CDS encoding V-type ATP synthase subunit F has product MKIAVLGDKDTALGFKLAGAHEVYSFEDTPLDMERLSNKLKELVERGDVGIILITERFLQKVDVPDVELPIILQVPDKSGSKFGEEAIKEIVRRAIGVDLKR; this is encoded by the coding sequence TTGGGGACAAGGATACTGCTCTGGGATTCAAGCTGGCGGGGGCCCATGAGGTCTACTCCTTTGAGGACACCCCCCTGGACATGGAGAGGCTCAGTAACAAGCTGAAGGAGCTCGTTGAAAGGGGCGATGTGGGTATAATTCTGATAACCGAGAGGTTCCTCCAGAAGGTTGACGTACCTGACGTTGAGCTTCCGATCATCCTTCAGGTGCCGGACAAGTCCGGCTCCAAGTTCGGCGAAGAGGCCATCAAGGAGATAGTTAGGAGGGCAATTGGTGTTGATCTGAAGAGGTGA
- a CDS encoding ATP synthase subunit A: MGRIIRVTGPLVVADGMKGSKMYEVVRVGEMGLIGEIIRLEGDKAVIQVYEETAGIRPGEPVEGTGASLSVELGPGLLTAMYDGIQRPLEVLRELSGDFIARGLTAPALPRDKKWHFTPKVKVGDKVTGGDILGVVPETSIIEHRILVPPWVEGEIIEIAEEGDYTIEEVIAKVKKPDGGIEELKMYHKWPVRVKRPYKRKLPPEVPLITGQRTIDTFFSQAKGGTAAIPGPFGSGKTVTQHQLAKWSDAQVVVYIGCGERGNEMTDVLEEFPKLKDPKTGKPLMERTVLIANTSNMPVAAREASIYTGITIAEYFRDMGYDVALMADSTSRWAEALREISGRLEEMPGEEGYPAYLASKIAEFYERAGRVVTLGSDERIGSVSVIGAVSPPGGDFSEPVVQNTLRVVKVFWALDADLARRRHFPAINWLRSYSLYVDSIQGWWEQNVDPEWRKMRDTAMALLQKEAELQEIVRIVGPDALPDREKAVLIVTRMLREDYLQQDAFDEVDTYCPPKKQVTMMRVILNFYEKTMEAVDRGVPVDEIAKLPVREKIGRMKFEPDVEKVAALIDETNTQFEELFKKYGA, from the coding sequence ATGGGAAGGATAATTCGCGTTACCGGTCCACTCGTCGTTGCCGACGGAATGAAAGGCTCGAAGATGTACGAGGTCGTCCGCGTCGGCGAAATGGGTCTCATAGGAGAAATCATCCGCCTTGAGGGAGACAAAGCGGTCATCCAGGTCTACGAGGAGACGGCAGGTATAAGACCGGGCGAGCCGGTCGAGGGAACCGGCGCTTCCCTGAGCGTCGAGCTCGGTCCCGGACTTCTCACCGCGATGTACGACGGTATCCAGAGGCCGCTCGAAGTGCTCCGTGAGCTCAGCGGCGACTTCATTGCTAGGGGCCTCACCGCCCCGGCTCTGCCCAGGGACAAGAAGTGGCACTTCACCCCGAAGGTCAAGGTCGGAGATAAGGTTACCGGCGGCGACATTCTCGGTGTCGTCCCGGAGACCAGCATCATCGAGCACAGAATCCTCGTCCCGCCGTGGGTCGAGGGCGAGATAATCGAGATAGCTGAAGAGGGCGACTACACCATCGAAGAGGTCATAGCCAAGGTCAAGAAGCCGGACGGGGGCATAGAGGAGCTGAAGATGTACCACAAATGGCCGGTTCGTGTCAAGAGACCGTACAAGAGGAAGCTCCCGCCCGAGGTTCCGCTCATCACTGGACAGAGGACGATAGATACCTTCTTCTCCCAGGCCAAGGGTGGAACCGCTGCCATTCCAGGTCCGTTCGGTTCAGGAAAGACCGTCACCCAGCACCAGCTGGCGAAGTGGAGCGACGCCCAGGTGGTTGTTTACATCGGATGCGGTGAGCGCGGAAACGAGATGACCGACGTCCTTGAGGAGTTCCCGAAGCTCAAGGACCCGAAGACCGGGAAGCCGCTCATGGAGAGGACGGTTCTCATAGCCAACACCTCGAACATGCCGGTCGCGGCAAGGGAGGCGTCCATCTACACCGGAATCACCATCGCTGAGTACTTCAGGGACATGGGCTACGACGTCGCTCTCATGGCAGACTCGACGAGCAGGTGGGCGGAGGCCCTTCGTGAAATCTCCGGTCGTCTTGAGGAGATGCCGGGTGAGGAAGGTTACCCTGCCTACCTCGCGAGCAAGATAGCGGAGTTCTACGAGCGTGCCGGCCGTGTAGTCACCCTCGGAAGCGATGAGAGGATTGGAAGCGTTTCCGTCATAGGTGCCGTTTCACCGCCCGGTGGAGACTTCAGCGAGCCCGTCGTCCAGAACACCCTCCGTGTCGTCAAGGTATTCTGGGCGCTCGATGCCGACCTTGCTCGTAGGAGGCACTTCCCGGCAATCAACTGGCTCAGGAGCTACTCGCTTTACGTAGACTCGATACAGGGCTGGTGGGAGCAGAACGTTGACCCCGAGTGGAGGAAGATGCGTGACACGGCAATGGCGCTCCTCCAGAAGGAGGCGGAACTGCAGGAGATCGTCCGTATCGTCGGTCCGGACGCGTTGCCCGACAGGGAGAAGGCGGTGCTCATAGTCACAAGGATGCTCCGTGAGGACTACCTCCAGCAGGATGCATTCGACGAGGTCGACACCTACTGCCCGCCGAAGAAGCAGGTCACCATGATGAGGGTTATCCTCAACTTCTACGAGAAGACCATGGAGGCCGTCGACAGGGGCGTCCCCGTTGACGAGATAGCCAAGCTCCCGGTCAGGGAGAAGATAGGCCGTATGAAGTTCGAGCCTGACGTCGAAAAGGTTGCCGCGCTTATAGACGAGACCAACACACAGTTCGAGGAGCTGTTTAAGAAGTACGGGGCGTGA
- a CDS encoding ATP synthase subunit B — MPGMEYSTVSKIYGPLMIVQGVKGVTYGEVVEIETESGEKRKGQVLEARQDMAIVQVFEGTRDLDIKTTRVRFTGETLKVPVSMDMLGRVFNGIGRPIDGGPEIIPEDRRDVHGAPLNPVARAYPRDFIQTGVSAIDGMNTLVRGQKLPIFSGSGLPHNMLAAQIARQAKVLGEEEQFAVVFAAMGITYEEANFFKKSFEETGAIERAVLFLNLADDPAIERIITPRMALTVAEYLAFDYDMQVLVILTDMTNYAEALREISAAREEVPGRRGYPGYMYTDLATIYERAGRVRGRKGSITQMPILTMPDDDITHPIPDLTGYITEGQIVLSRELHRKGIYPPIDVLPSLSRLMKDGIGKGRTRDDHPQLSQQLYAAYAEGRSLRDLVAVVGEEALSETDRKYLKFADRFEREFVAQRYDEDRSIEETLDLGWELLAELPESELKRVRKEYILKYHPKYRKREG, encoded by the coding sequence ATGCCGGGAATGGAGTACTCGACCGTTAGCAAGATTTACGGTCCGCTCATGATAGTCCAGGGAGTCAAGGGCGTCACCTACGGTGAGGTCGTCGAGATAGAGACCGAAAGCGGGGAGAAGAGGAAGGGCCAGGTCCTTGAGGCAAGGCAGGACATGGCCATCGTCCAGGTCTTCGAGGGCACTAGGGATCTCGACATAAAGACCACCCGCGTTCGCTTTACAGGCGAGACCCTCAAGGTGCCCGTCAGCATGGACATGCTCGGCAGGGTCTTCAACGGCATTGGCAGGCCCATAGACGGCGGTCCGGAGATCATCCCCGAGGACAGGCGCGACGTCCACGGTGCCCCGCTCAACCCAGTCGCAAGGGCCTACCCGAGGGACTTCATCCAGACCGGTGTCTCGGCCATAGACGGTATGAACACCCTCGTTCGCGGCCAGAAGCTCCCTATATTCAGCGGTTCCGGTCTTCCACACAACATGCTTGCTGCACAGATAGCGAGGCAGGCGAAGGTTCTCGGCGAGGAGGAGCAGTTCGCCGTCGTCTTTGCCGCGATGGGTATTACCTACGAGGAGGCCAACTTTTTCAAGAAGAGCTTCGAGGAGACCGGTGCCATAGAGAGGGCCGTCCTCTTCCTCAACCTCGCCGACGACCCGGCCATCGAGAGAATCATCACACCGCGTATGGCCCTCACCGTGGCTGAATACCTCGCCTTCGACTACGACATGCAGGTTCTGGTCATCCTCACCGACATGACCAACTACGCCGAGGCCCTCCGTGAGATTTCCGCGGCGAGGGAAGAGGTTCCAGGAAGGCGCGGTTATCCGGGCTACATGTACACCGATTTAGCCACCATCTACGAGCGTGCCGGCCGTGTGAGGGGAAGAAAGGGTTCGATAACCCAGATGCCAATCCTCACCATGCCCGACGACGACATCACCCACCCGATTCCGGACCTCACCGGTTACATCACTGAGGGCCAGATAGTCCTCAGCAGGGAGCTGCACAGAAAGGGCATCTATCCGCCCATTGACGTTCTGCCCTCGCTCAGCCGTCTGATGAAGGACGGTATAGGTAAGGGCAGGACCAGGGACGATCACCCGCAGCTCAGTCAGCAGCTCTACGCGGCCTACGCTGAGGGCAGGTCTCTGAGAGACCTCGTCGCAGTCGTTGGTGAGGAAGCCCTTAGCGAGACCGACAGGAAGTACCTCAAGTTCGCCGACCGCTTTGAGAGAGAATTCGTCGCCCAGCGCTACGACGAGGACAGGAGCATAGAGGAGACCCTCGACCTCGGCTGGGAGCTCCTCGCCGAGCTTCCGGAGAGCGAGCTCAAGCGTGTCAGGAAAGAGTACATCCTCAAGTACCACCCCAAGTACAGGAAGAGGGAGGGCTGA
- a CDS encoding V-type ATP synthase subunit D, whose amino-acid sequence MAELLNVKPTRMELLNLKRRIKLAKKGHKLLKDKQDALIMEFFTIYDEALSLREELGRKMEEAFKALQMAEIDVGMLRLREISLSVEPNREIEIKRRNVMGVSVPLIEAESFRRSTSDRGYAFVSSSAKVDLAAEKFEEVLDLAVRLAEVEETLKRLAREIEVTKRRVNALEYIIIPRMEATVKFIKQRLDEMERENFFRLKRVKALIEARAQAEGS is encoded by the coding sequence ATGGCAGAGCTGCTCAACGTCAAGCCGACCCGTATGGAGCTCCTGAACCTCAAGAGACGCATTAAGTTAGCCAAGAAGGGTCACAAGCTCCTCAAGGACAAGCAGGACGCCCTCATCATGGAGTTCTTTACCATCTACGACGAGGCCCTAAGCCTCAGGGAAGAGCTCGGCAGGAAGATGGAGGAAGCCTTCAAGGCCCTCCAGATGGCAGAGATAGACGTCGGCATGCTCAGACTCAGGGAGATAAGCCTCTCCGTGGAGCCCAACAGGGAGATAGAAATAAAGCGGAGGAACGTTATGGGTGTCTCCGTCCCCCTTATAGAGGCGGAGTCCTTCAGGAGGAGCACCAGCGATAGAGGGTACGCCTTCGTCTCCAGTTCGGCAAAGGTCGACCTCGCCGCTGAGAAGTTCGAAGAAGTCCTCGATTTGGCTGTCCGCCTCGCGGAGGTTGAAGAAACCCTCAAGAGACTCGCCAGAGAGATTGAGGTCACTAAGAGGCGTGTCAATGCGCTTGAATACATCATTATCCCGAGGATGGAAGCTACCGTCAAGTTCATCAAGCAGCGCCTCGACGAGATGGAGCGCGAGAACTTCTTCAGGCTGAAGAGGGTCAAGGCCCTCATTGAGGCCAGGGCCCAGGCCGAGGGTTCCTGA
- a CDS encoding DHHA1 domain-containing protein: MTERLFYKNAYLWEAGARILKVEKEGKNVGVLLDRTIFYPEGGGQPSDRGIIVGEGFKIFVDKVHGKDEVWHEGRLEGRLPEPGEPVRLILDAVWRYENMRQHTGQHILSAVFKDLYDANTTGFQIFETHNKIEIDYSGELTWEIIYEVERRANGIVWKDLSVQVDVYEELPDELRKKLRKELSEKVKPPIRIVSIPGVDVIPCGGTHVKSTKEVGLIKVVNFYRKSRKLWRIEFVCGSRALKYLDELLDDYWKSLDGMPNKNRPLVERVMELKGEMEELEKEKDSLRKALWEWKAKALLSEAEEVRGIKVVAHLEKAPMKDAQAFVVHLVDKNPGTVALFVGENYVIFAKNKGVDGISMNELLREVLSKAGGGGGGSEVLARGGGFRVSPGEVLELAVEALKRRLA; the protein is encoded by the coding sequence ATGACGGAGAGGCTGTTCTACAAAAACGCCTACCTCTGGGAGGCCGGTGCGAGGATTCTGAAGGTCGAGAAAGAAGGTAAAAACGTTGGGGTTCTCCTCGACAGGACAATATTCTATCCCGAAGGAGGGGGCCAGCCTTCGGATAGGGGTATCATCGTAGGGGAAGGCTTCAAAATCTTTGTGGACAAGGTTCACGGAAAGGATGAGGTATGGCATGAGGGCAGGCTTGAGGGACGCCTTCCGGAGCCGGGAGAACCGGTGAGGCTAATTCTCGATGCCGTGTGGAGATACGAAAACATGCGCCAGCACACCGGTCAGCACATCCTTTCGGCGGTCTTCAAAGATCTTTACGATGCGAACACGACGGGCTTCCAGATATTCGAGACCCACAACAAAATAGAGATCGACTATTCCGGTGAGCTCACCTGGGAAATCATCTACGAGGTCGAGAGGAGGGCCAACGGGATAGTGTGGAAGGACCTGTCCGTTCAAGTTGATGTCTATGAAGAGCTCCCCGACGAGTTGAGAAAGAAGCTCAGAAAGGAGCTCTCGGAAAAGGTTAAGCCCCCGATAAGGATAGTCTCGATCCCCGGCGTCGATGTAATCCCCTGCGGCGGGACTCACGTAAAGAGCACTAAGGAGGTCGGCCTCATAAAGGTCGTCAACTTCTACCGCAAGAGCAGGAAGCTGTGGAGGATAGAGTTTGTCTGCGGGAGCAGGGCTCTGAAGTACCTCGATGAACTCCTGGACGACTACTGGAAGTCCCTCGACGGGATGCCCAATAAGAACAGGCCGCTCGTCGAGCGCGTAATGGAACTTAAGGGCGAGATGGAGGAGCTTGAAAAAGAGAAGGACTCCCTCAGGAAGGCGCTGTGGGAGTGGAAGGCCAAAGCACTGCTTAGCGAGGCTGAGGAAGTCAGGGGCATAAAGGTCGTTGCCCACCTGGAAAAAGCCCCGATGAAGGACGCCCAGGCCTTCGTGGTCCACCTCGTTGACAAGAACCCCGGCACGGTAGCCCTGTTCGTCGGGGAGAATTACGTCATATTCGCAAAGAACAAGGGTGTTGATGGTATTTCAATGAACGAACTTTTGAGAGAGGTTCTCTCGAAGGCTGGAGGTGGTGGGGGAGGAAGTGAAGTCCTTGCCAGGGGCGGAGGGTTCAGGGTTTCTCCGGGGGAGGTTCTCGAGCTAGCCGTTGAGGCTCTCAAACGTCGCCTGGCATGA
- a CDS encoding ABC transporter permease subunit encodes MGRGTLSLTRILLRYVIVTLLVAFVLGYAIKGVTEKRAYLEAIGFFQYNPNAQKVVEAAEKLGMDPFEYYVKYIAPKNHPELRKSTLRVGLEYMGAVLRDITRFSGKYSYWNYLYGTVQPTWGYIYRTLLFLVLADASVVLLALFLAFRAVRSERFYGFLQVTARVFNGIPVWFFVVLFFLLIIYSPLPSDLANGIKGSGWSMMAYFIFPVLSVLLVASWGLAEGITVIMREEFQQPYVEAKKAMGLPERRVKQHVVRASIVPVMHVWLQNFIEIQTLVLVVDYLFRLNGLGTLLASALIITPDSVFFYAMTFAFVVTVLVLLNFIVSMAVEVLSIKLEPRGSS; translated from the coding sequence ATGGGGCGTGGGACGTTGTCCCTGACGAGGATACTGCTGAGGTACGTCATCGTCACGCTGCTTGTGGCCTTCGTCCTAGGCTATGCGATAAAGGGGGTCACCGAGAAGAGGGCCTACCTCGAAGCCATCGGCTTCTTCCAGTACAATCCGAACGCCCAGAAAGTCGTTGAGGCGGCCGAAAAGCTCGGCATGGATCCCTTCGAGTACTACGTCAAGTACATCGCCCCTAAAAACCATCCGGAGCTCAGGAAATCGACCCTCAGGGTTGGTTTGGAATACATGGGAGCGGTTCTCAGGGATATCACCCGGTTTTCGGGTAAGTACAGCTACTGGAACTACCTCTACGGGACTGTACAGCCCACCTGGGGGTACATATACCGCACCCTGCTCTTCCTAGTCCTAGCCGATGCTTCAGTAGTTCTTTTGGCCCTCTTTCTGGCTTTCAGGGCCGTGAGGAGTGAGCGTTTCTATGGCTTCCTTCAGGTGACGGCGAGGGTCTTCAACGGCATCCCCGTCTGGTTCTTCGTCGTCCTCTTCTTCCTGCTCATAATCTACTCCCCCCTCCCCTCGGATCTCGCGAACGGCATCAAGGGCTCTGGCTGGTCAATGATGGCCTATTTCATCTTCCCCGTCCTTTCGGTGCTCCTCGTGGCCTCGTGGGGACTGGCAGAGGGTATAACAGTCATCATGCGCGAGGAATTTCAGCAGCCCTACGTTGAGGCAAAGAAGGCGATGGGCCTGCCTGAAAGGAGAGTTAAACAGCACGTCGTGAGGGCCTCCATAGTCCCGGTAATGCACGTCTGGCTCCAGAACTTCATCGAGATCCAGACTCTCGTCCTCGTTGTTGACTACCTCTTCAGGCTCAACGGCCTCGGGACGCTCCTCGCTTCGGCACTTATCATTACCCCCGACAGCGTGTTCTTCTATGCCATGACCTTCGCCTTCGTCGTCACCGTGCTGGTTCTCCTCAACTTCATTGTTTCAATGGCCGTTGAGGTTCTCTCGATAAAGCTGGAGCCGAGGGGGTCGTCATGA
- a CDS encoding ABC transporter permease, with translation MNRRKVGVLILVLFFTFTAVSYATLDRVKLDNWDNYLFWVDYPRGAKPVWLGDSSKTVAFRGGVDYTVVEKAPSNLILRGKGEVSITIFRPDGRVVHLRGEINGTASVNSNVDLVLQARRFAIEELGLRRDDMAFITPTQALFMDENREPLRGTYTVQVYPSGVEAVIVGDTYGLLGTDYKGRDLWVGFVGSTVNTLVLAFLTTLFVIFLGIFLGVASGYYESKFGDAVSVVLEALNSIPYLPLAIAVVFVLSSTGPHGKLKMGTVELAVILAMLLVGKFASAVRGIVMHEKVQEYIESARALGAGDLAIILRHIMRAVVPYALSYSTLLFAQMIAVISILGLFQIIPGVNWGSFVAEAFAQNAIYTLWWWPLSPSVAIVLLSVGLTLLSKTSSD, from the coding sequence ATGAACCGCAGGAAGGTGGGCGTGCTGATTCTGGTGCTCTTCTTCACGTTCACTGCCGTATCCTACGCCACCCTTGACCGGGTCAAGCTCGACAACTGGGACAACTACCTTTTCTGGGTGGACTACCCAAGAGGGGCGAAGCCGGTCTGGCTGGGGGATTCCTCCAAGACTGTTGCCTTCAGGGGAGGGGTTGATTACACCGTGGTCGAGAAGGCACCATCTAACCTGATCCTCAGGGGAAAGGGAGAGGTCTCGATAACCATATTCCGCCCAGACGGGAGGGTTGTTCATCTTAGGGGAGAGATAAACGGTACCGCAAGCGTGAACTCGAACGTTGACCTCGTCCTCCAGGCCAGGCGCTTCGCCATCGAGGAGCTCGGCCTCAGGAGGGACGACATGGCCTTCATAACGCCCACGCAGGCCCTCTTCATGGACGAGAATCGGGAGCCGCTGAGGGGCACGTACACGGTTCAGGTTTATCCTTCGGGCGTTGAGGCCGTAATAGTCGGCGACACCTACGGCCTCCTTGGCACGGACTACAAGGGAAGGGACCTGTGGGTGGGCTTTGTTGGCTCCACCGTGAACACGCTGGTTTTAGCTTTCCTCACGACGCTCTTCGTGATATTCCTCGGCATTTTTCTTGGGGTCGCCTCGGGCTATTACGAATCGAAGTTCGGCGATGCGGTCTCGGTTGTCTTGGAGGCCCTCAACTCCATCCCTTACCTCCCGCTGGCGATAGCGGTGGTTTTCGTCCTATCTTCTACGGGCCCCCACGGGAAGCTCAAAATGGGGACGGTCGAGCTCGCCGTTATCCTCGCGATGCTCCTCGTCGGGAAGTTCGCAAGCGCGGTCAGGGGCATCGTCATGCACGAGAAGGTGCAGGAGTACATAGAGTCGGCGAGGGCCTTGGGGGCGGGCGATCTGGCCATAATCCTCCGCCATATAATGAGGGCTGTTGTCCCGTACGCCCTCTCCTACTCTACGCTCCTCTTCGCCCAGATGATAGCGGTCATCTCGATACTCGGCCTGTTTCAGATAATTCCCGGCGTAAACTGGGGTTCCTTTGTGGCGGAGGCCTTTGCCCAGAACGCCATCTACACCCTCTGGTGGTGGCCGCTGTCTCCGTCGGTAGCCATAGTCTTGCTGAGCGTGGGGCTGACCCTTTTATCAAAGACTTCATCTGACTGA
- a CDS encoding ABC transporter permease: MRRVPLKLKIAASILLFYLLAAAISPKIADKEAIDNWDIKMYWASNPKLVPPAWVNVFGKNLPPTENLTPSRVEGDVYVYEYDFHYSEPPQDIILYFTSIQDVTINVTLPDGEEYTLYQGLSRSEMRLGMMFMVIEKIARDKGLNYTESDLIFGMGLQPIFMGKNGPEKGTYLLEIKAESEPMVRVLGKVYGILGTDSTGRDIWQGFLWGLRETMIMVVAVGLTAVVIGVTLGVLSALSGIAGTITDSLTKLSTILPLVPVMVMMVPITGKVTYGGHLEVPFWSFVLLLGLLLFGKIARNVRALVETELSKEYVESAVSLGGTRWWILKHHIARAVLPYSIYQFSIVMPKVVAIVSLLGFFEAIPGFNWGTLLGNMITENQLFSMAWWIVLPIGAALAVFAMAFVLINLSMEEEFSVR; this comes from the coding sequence ATGAGAAGGGTGCCGCTCAAACTAAAGATCGCCGCAAGCATACTTCTGTTTTACCTCCTGGCAGCGGCAATCAGCCCCAAAATAGCAGACAAGGAGGCCATAGACAACTGGGACATCAAAATGTATTGGGCCTCCAACCCAAAGCTCGTCCCTCCCGCCTGGGTCAACGTCTTCGGAAAGAACCTGCCGCCAACAGAAAACCTGACCCCCTCAAGGGTCGAAGGGGACGTATACGTTTACGAGTACGACTTCCACTACTCCGAGCCCCCGCAGGACATAATACTGTACTTCACATCCATCCAAGACGTGACGATAAACGTGACCCTCCCCGACGGGGAAGAGTACACCTTATACCAGGGGCTCTCACGGAGCGAGATGAGGCTCGGCATGATGTTTATGGTCATAGAGAAGATAGCCCGGGACAAGGGGCTGAACTACACGGAATCAGACCTTATTTTCGGCATGGGGCTCCAGCCGATATTCATGGGGAAGAACGGTCCGGAAAAGGGAACCTACCTGCTGGAAATAAAGGCGGAGAGCGAGCCGATGGTCAGGGTACTCGGAAAGGTCTACGGAATCCTCGGAACGGACTCCACGGGAAGGGACATCTGGCAGGGCTTTCTGTGGGGTCTCAGGGAGACGATGATCATGGTGGTTGCTGTGGGTCTGACGGCGGTGGTAATAGGAGTCACCCTTGGAGTACTGAGTGCCCTTTCGGGCATTGCCGGGACGATAACCGACAGCTTGACTAAGCTCTCGACTATACTCCCCCTGGTTCCGGTCATGGTAATGATGGTGCCGATTACAGGGAAAGTCACCTACGGTGGACACCTCGAAGTGCCCTTCTGGAGCTTCGTGCTTCTCCTTGGGTTGCTCCTCTTCGGGAAGATAGCGAGGAACGTCAGGGCCCTGGTGGAGACCGAGCTGAGCAAGGAGTATGTGGAATCGGCGGTGAGCCTCGGGGGCACGAGGTGGTGGATACTGAAGCATCACATAGCAAGGGCAGTCCTGCCGTATTCAATCTACCAGTTCTCCATAGTGATGCCGAAGGTCGTGGCCATAGTGTCCCTGCTGGGCTTCTTTGAAGCCATACCCGGCTTTAACTGGGGAACCCTTCTTGGAAACATGATAACCGAGAACCAGCTTTTCAGCATGGCGTGGTGGATAGTGTTGCCCATTGGAGCGGCCCTGGCGGTGTTTGCGATGGCCTTCGTGCTGATAAACCTCAGCATGGAGGAGGAGTTCTCAGTCAGATGA
- a CDS encoding ABC transporter permease subunit produces MRRRWHLYLQVLIKNMTLFIIGVLILDYMAVLGHINAELYNSDVYGDYLDMVSHLPESVKEVIEKHVSLEQLAREMAINALGLSSKKQLMKDHLQVVYDFLTHPLEKTRGGYEYYTYILKSLLLVVLTELFILTFGLYLGLRAGYKGGWADRLLSVLTPVFSAIPPWFIAVVLLYTLYWKVSLLPVDFEGYLRRTSIEGGAMPIAYVIGLLLPVLTLVVAMVWEYAFNIRNLVKFESTEGHVLYDRAKGLPDRKIMRKLLRTALPAFLTFTTYNFLEIMMSAFVVEVIFDIHGVGWILVYSFRLGHGVGGVTFHYNSYGVFFAAFVMMLFYFINAVVMESLYIHLDPRTGKEGPE; encoded by the coding sequence ATGCGCAGAAGGTGGCATCTGTACCTTCAGGTGCTCATCAAAAACATGACCCTGTTTATAATCGGCGTACTGATTCTCGACTACATGGCCGTCCTCGGACACATCAACGCGGAGCTGTACAACAGCGATGTCTACGGGGACTACCTCGACATGGTCAGCCACCTCCCAGAGAGCGTCAAGGAGGTTATAGAAAAGCACGTCAGCCTCGAACAGCTGGCTAGAGAGATGGCAATCAATGCCCTGGGCTTATCCAGCAAAAAGCAGCTCATGAAGGACCACCTTCAGGTTGTATACGATTTCCTCACCCATCCCCTTGAGAAAACACGGGGCGGATACGAGTACTACACCTACATCCTGAAAAGTCTTCTGCTCGTAGTCCTTACCGAACTTTTCATACTGACGTTCGGTCTTTATCTGGGACTGAGGGCAGGTTACAAAGGTGGATGGGCCGATAGGCTTTTATCTGTGCTCACCCCAGTATTTTCAGCCATTCCTCCCTGGTTCATAGCTGTTGTGCTCCTCTACACGCTGTACTGGAAAGTCTCACTCCTGCCGGTAGACTTTGAGGGCTACTTGAGGAGAACTTCAATCGAAGGGGGAGCAATGCCGATAGCATACGTAATCGGGCTCCTGCTCCCTGTTCTGACCCTAGTTGTTGCAATGGTGTGGGAGTACGCATTCAACATCAGGAACCTCGTCAAGTTCGAGAGTACCGAGGGGCACGTTCTGTATGACAGGGCCAAGGGTCTGCCCGACAGGAAAATAATGAGAAAGCTTCTGAGGACGGCGTTGCCGGCGTTTCTAACGTTTACCACCTACAACTTCCTGGAGATCATGATGAGCGCGTTCGTGGTGGAGGTTATATTCGATATCCACGGCGTGGGCTGGATACTCGTGTATTCCTTCAGGCTGGGACACGGTGTAGGCGGAGTAACGTTCCACTACAACAGCTACGGGGTTTTCTTCGCGGCCTTCGTGATGATGCTCTTCTACTTCATAAACGCCGTTGTGATGGAGTCGCTCTACATACACCTCGATCCAAGGACCGGAAAGGAGGGGCCAGAATGA
- a CDS encoding 7-cyano-7-deazaguanine synthase produces the protein MLKCSLCIHDERTAKIDIIDGKPVCRECQVYLRHPVDREKIRAELEELMKDVDRAILAYSGGKDSTVALYLAKEVYRVPELEAVMVDHGLMAEEAIENARRVAEALGVPFTLLRYDYSDIFREALLKGQSPCRACSRRTMKKLRKYAVKNGYRYIITGHELPFGHHPYRRMSGGITQIRLLSMMPEEERFNILKGLPFKLPELPGYTTNCLVLGPALERYWEVHGHSFEHRRIAALVRYGLMDRRKAERELSKPSVPELQRKIVMQRLGLE, from the coding sequence ATGCTCAAGTGCTCGCTCTGCATACACGACGAGAGGACGGCAAAGATAGACATCATTGACGGAAAACCGGTCTGCCGGGAATGCCAGGTCTATCTAAGGCATCCCGTCGACAGGGAAAAAATCCGCGCCGAACTTGAGGAACTCATGAAAGACGTTGACCGGGCAATACTGGCATATTCTGGCGGAAAAGACAGCACCGTTGCACTCTACTTGGCAAAGGAAGTATACAGGGTTCCCGAGCTTGAGGCGGTCATGGTCGACCACGGGCTTATGGCCGAGGAGGCTATAGAAAACGCCCGCAGGGTCGCTGAGGCCCTGGGAGTTCCGTTCACTCTCCTCCGCTACGACTACTCAGACATATTCCGCGAGGCCCTCCTTAAAGGCCAGAGCCCCTGCAGGGCCTGCTCAAGGAGGACGATGAAGAAGCTCAGGAAGTACGCGGTGAAGAACGGCTACCGCTACATCATAACCGGCCATGAGCTGCCCTTCGGCCATCACCCATACAGACGGATGAGCGGTGGGATAACCCAGATAAGGCTCCTCTCCATGATGCCAGAGGAGGAAAGGTTCAACATCCTCAAAGGCCTGCCCTTTAAGCTCCCGGAGCTTCCCGGCTATACCACCAACTGCCTGGTTCTTGGACCGGCACTGGAGCGCTACTGGGAGGTTCACGGCCACAGCTTCGAGCACAGGCGTATAGCGGCGCTGGTACGCTACGGCCTGATGGACAGGAGGAAAGCCGAAAGGGAACTGTCAAAACCCAGTGTCCCGGAGCTCCAGAGAAAGATTGTAATGCAACGTTTGGGTCTTGAATAA